The Meles meles chromosome 15, mMelMel3.1 paternal haplotype, whole genome shotgun sequence genome contains the following window.
CTCGGGGACCCCTCACCTTCCAACAGAGGCAAGAGCTGACAGGAGTACCACCAGGGTCTTAACTCTGTCTTCGCTTATTTATTAAATACCAGCTTTTCCTGAAAAATGGGTAGAGGTTCGTTTTCCCTTTCCTCAAGGTTAGGGTAGACCATCCAGGGACTTACTGTATATTTAGCCGAGCTGGCTTGGAGCTACCAGTTGGACCCAGAGACGACAGCTTGGGTCTTCCTTCCgccccttccttccctcactaCAAGTCCCAGGCCAGTGCTTGGCCCAGCAAACACCAGGGGCTCACATGAAGAGCCGCTGATGGACAGCAGTACCTCCGGGGTCTTGGGCATCCTCACATGTTTCTGGAGAGAGGACAAGCTCAACTCTGGAGCCTCTGTTAGGCAGACAAAAGGATGCAGGTGGCATGGCCTGGGCTGCAGATACCACTGTCCTGGACGGCCTCACGGATGGAGAAGGAAGGGCTCCCAGGACTCAGAGTCACCCAGGGCCGCAGCCAAGCTTTCGCTGGGCGGGACAGGCAGTGCGCATCAGTGTCCTGAGAAGCAACCCCCAACCGTGGATGCAGCTGGGGTGAGCAACGGGGTCCAGACCTCCACTCTGGTGTAGAAGATGGCAGTGTCCAGGCCCCCGACTCCCCAGGAGCAGGAGGGCTAAAGAAAACCTGGAAAGACAGTCTGGAGCAGCACGATGGTCATAACGATAAGCCCGACacacagcaggagcagcagccaCACAGGAACACTCCCTGCacgagggaaaggaaagaagtcagAAGGCAAAGGGACTTCACAGTCCTAAGAACAGAAGCGTTCAAGAAGGGGGCAGATGGCTACAAACAATGCCCACAGCAGAACGGGCTGCTTGTTTGGGGGCAAGTTTCTGCTACAGTTTCTGCTACAGCTACAAGTTTTGGGGCGAGTTTCCGCTACAGCTAGAGGCAGGGTGGAACCGCCCACCCCAAGGACTCACTCCGCGATGGAAGCAGATGCAGCTGGCAACGACTATCCACAGCCACAGAGAACAGGGCAGTTTCATGGAACCCAAGCAGCTCTGGGCCACGACCCTTCTCAGGCAGAAAGGCCACATCCGTCACGACAATGCCATGAGCCTCCCTCACATAGTAGAGGCGCTGGAGACAAAAGAACTAGTGAGGGAAGGCCCAGGTGGAGATACTCCTTCTGGAAAACATGCTGCCTGTCCCCAGATGGCCTTCCCTCTTATGGGCTGGGCCAGACTCCTTCCCGCACCCTTAGACCGAAGCAGGCCTAGAtgctcccctgccccccgccccgctgAAGAGCACTCCGGGCTCTACACCTTACCTGGAGAGAGAAAGCTATGTAGATGGCAACAGAGCCAGTGACTGTGCCCAGACCTAGGAAGGTGCCCGATTCACTGCAACAAACCATCAAGTGGTCACTGCTCTGGAGGCCTGTGCAGCAACACTCACTAACAGTGGTCTTCAGAGCCTCAGACCCGACCCCCTCCCGAGCTCGCCCACACATCCCGCAACCAGTCAAGCCACCACCGCCTCACACCTGACACTAAGGCAAGAGATGACTTCATGGCCACAGGGCTTGGTCCGAAGGGGCAGGAAGGTGGAGCCATCCCAGGCTGTGAGGTAGCACGGTGGGGGCTGGCGCAGACGCTTGTGGGGTATCTGCACCGTGAAGAGTCGCAGCCTGGTGGGTTGGTCTGGAACCTGCCCAAACCTGGGGGGCCAGGCGAGAGGCCGTTCAGCTCCTGGGGCCTGCTCAGCCCTTCTCAGAGGTCTGTGCCCTCCTCTACCCTGGTCAGGCCTGGGGTAAAGCCCACCAAGACGGCAATCCTCCCCTGCTTCCCCCCAGTCTTTTCCCACTCCCCCACATCTAGGCTGTGCCTCTTTTAGCTACCCTCTGGGGTCTCACACCTGCAGGCCTGGTAGCGGTAAGGCGTGTTAGAAAAGGTGGGTCCGTTCTCTTGCCAGTGCAGCTGTGTCACCAGCTGATCCTTCTGCCACACGGAGGCCTTAAGGTCCCAGCCCACAGTTACCAACTAGTCAGGAATCAAGATTCCAAGGATGGACAGTTAG
Protein-coding sequences here:
- the PREB gene encoding prolactin regulatory element-binding protein isoform X1; protein product: MGRRRAPELYRAPFPLYALQVDPSTGLLIAAGGGGAAKTGIKNGVHFLQLEQINGRLGASLLHSHDTETRATMNLALAGNILAAGQDAHCQLLRFQTHQQKGKTKTEKAGSKEQGPRQRKGAAPVEKKSGAETHQEGIELTVENLQAVQTDFSPDPFQKVVCFNHDNTLLATGGTDGYVRIWKVPSLEKVLEFRAHEGEIEDLALGPDGKLVTVGWDLKASVWQKDQLVTQLHWQENGPTFSNTPYRYQACRFGQVPDQPTRLRLFTVQIPHKRLRQPPPCYLTAWDGSTFLPLRTKPCGHEVISCLSVSESGTFLGLGTVTGSVAIYIAFSLQRLYYVREAHGIVVTDVAFLPEKGRGPELLGFHETALFSVAVDSRCQLHLLPSRRSVPVWLLLLLCVGLIVMTIVLLQTVFPGFL